One region of Pseudomonas glycinae genomic DNA includes:
- the ureA gene encoding urease subunit gamma, giving the protein MDLTPREKDKLLIFTAGLVAERRLARGVKLNYPEAMAYISAALLEGARDGQTVAELMHYGTTLLTRDQVMEGIPEMIPEIQVEATFPDGTKLVTVHQPIV; this is encoded by the coding sequence ATGGACCTGACCCCACGCGAAAAAGACAAGCTGCTGATCTTCACCGCCGGCCTCGTGGCCGAGCGGCGACTGGCCCGTGGCGTGAAGCTCAACTACCCGGAAGCCATGGCCTACATCTCGGCGGCGCTGCTCGAAGGCGCCCGTGACGGCCAGACCGTTGCCGAACTGATGCACTACGGCACCACCCTGCTGACCCGCGATCAGGTGATGGAAGGCATCCCGGAAATGATCCCGGAGATCCAGGTCGAAGCGACGTTTCCCGACGGCACCAAACTGGTCACCGTCCACCAACCGATCGTCTGA
- the urtA gene encoding urea ABC transporter substrate-binding protein, translating into MKRRSLIKAFTLTASIAAMGMTWTVQAAETIKVGILHSLSGTMAISETSLKDMALMTIDEINAKGGVNGKMLEPVVVDPASNWPLFAEKGRQLLTQDKVAVVFGCWTSVSRKSVLPVFEELNGLLFYPVQYEGEEMSPNVFYTGAAPNQQAIPAVEYLMSEEGGSAKRYFLLGTDYVYPRTTNKILRSFLHSKGVADKDIEEVYTPFGHSDYQTIVANIKKFSAGGKTAVISTVNGDSNVPFYKELANQGLKATDVPVVAFSVGEEELRGIDTKPLVGNLAAWNYFESVDNPANKKFVADWKAYAKKHNLPGADKAVTNDPMEATYVGIHMWAQAAEKAKSTDVDKVREALGGQTFAAPSGYTLTMDKTNHHLHKPVMIGEIQSDGQFNVVWQTEGPIRAQPWSPFIPGNDKKPEYAVKSN; encoded by the coding sequence ATGAAGCGTCGCAGTTTGATCAAGGCTTTCACACTCACGGCATCCATTGCCGCGATGGGCATGACCTGGACCGTACAGGCCGCCGAGACCATCAAGGTCGGGATTCTGCATTCGTTGTCCGGCACCATGGCGATCTCCGAAACGTCGCTCAAGGACATGGCGTTGATGACCATCGACGAGATCAACGCCAAGGGCGGGGTGAACGGCAAGATGCTGGAACCGGTGGTGGTCGACCCGGCGTCGAACTGGCCGCTGTTCGCGGAAAAGGGCCGCCAGTTGCTGACTCAGGACAAGGTCGCGGTGGTGTTCGGCTGCTGGACCTCGGTGTCGCGCAAATCGGTGCTGCCGGTGTTCGAAGAACTCAACGGCCTGCTGTTCTACCCGGTGCAATACGAAGGCGAAGAGATGTCGCCGAACGTGTTCTACACCGGCGCCGCGCCGAACCAGCAAGCGATCCCGGCAGTTGAATACCTGATGAGCGAAGAAGGCGGCAGCGCCAAGCGCTACTTCCTGCTCGGCACCGACTACGTCTACCCGCGTACCACCAACAAGATTCTGCGTTCGTTCCTGCATTCCAAAGGCGTCGCGGACAAAGACATCGAAGAGGTCTACACCCCGTTCGGCCACAGCGACTATCAAACCATCGTCGCCAACATCAAAAAATTCTCGGCCGGCGGCAAGACCGCGGTGATCTCGACCGTGAATGGCGACTCCAACGTGCCGTTCTACAAAGAGCTGGCCAACCAGGGCCTGAAGGCCACCGACGTACCGGTGGTCGCGTTCTCGGTAGGCGAAGAAGAACTGCGCGGCATCGACACCAAGCCGCTGGTGGGCAACCTCGCGGCATGGAACTACTTCGAGTCCGTGGATAACCCGGCGAACAAAAAATTCGTCGCCGACTGGAAAGCCTACGCGAAGAAACACAACCTGCCGGGCGCCGACAAGGCGGTGACCAACGACCCGATGGAAGCCACTTACGTCGGCATCCACATGTGGGCGCAGGCGGCGGAGAAAGCCAAATCGACCGACGTCGACAAGGTCCGCGAAGCTCTCGGCGGCCAGACCTTCGCCGCGCCGTCCGGCTACACCCTGACCATGGACAAGACCAATCACCACCTGCACAAACCGGTGATGATCGGCGAGATCCAGAGCGACGGTCAGTTCAACGTGGTGTGGCAGACCGAGGGGCCGATTCGGGCGCAGCCGTGGAGCCCGTTCATTCCGGGTAACGACAAGAAGCCGGAGTATGCGGTGAAGAGCAACTGA
- a CDS encoding GNAT family N-acetyltransferase: MTYTIRDALHADLPAIRDIYNDAVLNTTAIWNESAVDLGNRQAWFSARQAQGYPILVIVNADNTTLGYASFGDWRPFDGFRHTVEHSVYVRSDQRGNGLGPQLMNALIERAKTCGKHVMVAAIESGNAASIRLHERAGFITTGQMPQVGTKFGRWLDLTFMQLTLNPGAEPPPANKE, translated from the coding sequence ATGACCTACACCATCCGCGATGCCCTGCACGCTGACCTGCCGGCGATCCGCGACATCTACAACGACGCGGTGCTCAACACCACGGCAATCTGGAACGAATCCGCCGTCGACCTCGGCAACCGTCAGGCGTGGTTCAGCGCACGCCAGGCCCAGGGCTATCCGATCCTGGTGATCGTCAACGCCGACAACACCACCCTCGGCTACGCTTCGTTCGGCGACTGGCGGCCGTTCGACGGTTTCCGCCACACCGTCGAGCACTCGGTCTACGTGCGCAGCGACCAGCGCGGCAATGGCCTCGGCCCGCAACTGATGAACGCGTTGATCGAACGCGCGAAAACCTGCGGCAAGCACGTCATGGTCGCCGCCATCGAAAGCGGCAACGCCGCGTCGATTCGCCTGCACGAACGCGCCGGTTTCATCACCACCGGGCAGATGCCGCAAGTCGGCACCAAGTTCGGCCGCTGGCTCGACCTGACCTTCATGCAACTGACCCTCAATCCTGGCGCGGAGCCACCCCCCGCCAACAAGGAGTGA
- the urtC gene encoding urea ABC transporter permease subunit UrtC: MNQPLLVTATQKAGPKVTLAVGAVILALLIALPLLSLLPADSALHVSAYTLTLVGKILCYAIVALALDLVWGYAGLLSLGHGLFFALGGYAMGMYLMRQAAGDGLPAFMTFLSWTELPWYWSGTGSFLWAMCLVVLAPGLLALVFGFFAFRSRIKGVYFSIMTQALTFAGMLLFFRNETGFGGNNGFTNFRTILGFGITEPGTRAVLFLATVLLLVASLFIGWRLARSKFGRVLTALRDAENRLMFCGYDPRGFKLFVWVLSAVLCGLAGALYVPQVGIINPSEMSPTNSIEAAVWVALGGRGTLIGPLLGAGVVNGMKSWFTVAFPEYWLFFLGALFIVVTLYLPKGVIGLLKKRGES; the protein is encoded by the coding sequence ATGAACCAGCCTCTACTAGTCACGGCCACGCAAAAGGCCGGCCCCAAAGTCACCCTCGCTGTCGGCGCGGTGATCCTCGCCTTGCTGATCGCCCTGCCGCTGCTGTCGCTGTTGCCGGCAGACAGCGCGCTGCATGTCTCGGCCTACACCCTGACGCTGGTCGGCAAGATTCTCTGCTACGCCATCGTCGCCCTGGCGCTGGATCTGGTCTGGGGTTACGCCGGTCTCTTGTCGCTGGGTCACGGCCTGTTCTTCGCCCTCGGCGGTTATGCGATGGGCATGTACCTGATGCGTCAGGCCGCCGGTGATGGTCTGCCGGCGTTCATGACCTTCCTGTCGTGGACCGAGTTGCCGTGGTACTGGAGCGGCACCGGCAGCTTCCTCTGGGCGATGTGCCTGGTGGTGTTGGCGCCGGGGTTGCTGGCACTGGTGTTCGGTTTCTTCGCCTTCCGTTCGCGGATCAAGGGCGTGTATTTCTCGATCATGACCCAGGCCCTGACCTTCGCCGGCATGCTGCTGTTTTTCCGCAACGAGACCGGGTTCGGCGGCAACAACGGCTTCACCAATTTCCGCACGATCCTCGGCTTCGGCATCACCGAACCCGGCACGCGCGCGGTGCTGTTTCTGGCGACGGTGCTGTTGCTGGTGGCGAGCCTGTTCATCGGCTGGCGGCTGGCCCGCAGCAAGTTCGGCCGGGTGCTGACCGCGCTGCGTGATGCGGAGAACCGCTTGATGTTCTGCGGTTACGATCCGCGCGGTTTCAAGCTGTTCGTCTGGGTCTTGAGCGCAGTGTTGTGTGGTCTGGCCGGTGCGTTATACGTGCCGCAAGTGGGGATCATCAACCCGAGCGAAATGTCGCCGACCAACTCGATCGAAGCCGCCGTGTGGGTGGCCCTTGGCGGGCGCGGCACCCTGATCGGCCCGCTGCTCGGCGCCGGCGTGGTTAACGGCATGAAGAGCTGGTTCACCGTGGCGTTCCCCGAATACTGGCTGTTCTTCCTCGGCGCGCTGTTCATCGTCGTGACGTTGTACCTGCCCAAAGGCGTGATCGGTCTGCTGAAGAAACGAGGTGAATCATGA
- the urtE gene encoding urea ABC transporter ATP-binding subunit UrtE encodes MLQVDKLHQYYGGSHILRGLSFDVKVGEVTCLLGRNGVGKTTLLKCLMGLLPAKEGAVNWEGQPITTFKPHQRVHAGIAYVPQGREIFGRLTVEENLLMGLSRFPGSEAKEVPAFIYELFPVLLQMKQRRGGDLSGGQQQQLAIGRALASRPRLLILDEPTEGIQPSVIKEIGAVIKKLAARGDMAILLVEQFYDFAAELADQYLVMSRGEIVQQGRGENMESEGVRGLVTI; translated from the coding sequence ATGCTGCAAGTCGACAAGCTGCACCAGTACTACGGCGGTAGCCACATCCTGCGTGGCCTGAGCTTCGACGTGAAGGTCGGCGAAGTGACCTGCCTGCTCGGGCGCAACGGCGTGGGCAAGACCACGCTGCTCAAATGCCTGATGGGCCTGTTGCCGGCCAAGGAAGGCGCGGTGAACTGGGAAGGCCAACCGATCACCACGTTCAAGCCGCATCAGCGGGTGCACGCCGGGATCGCCTACGTGCCCCAGGGCCGGGAGATCTTCGGCCGACTGACCGTGGAAGAGAACCTGCTGATGGGCCTTTCGCGTTTCCCCGGCAGCGAAGCCAAAGAGGTTCCCGCGTTCATCTACGAGCTGTTCCCGGTGCTGCTGCAAATGAAACAGCGGCGCGGCGGCGACCTGTCCGGCGGACAGCAACAACAGCTGGCCATCGGTCGTGCACTGGCCAGCCGTCCGCGTCTGCTGATCCTCGACGAACCCACCGAAGGCATCCAGCCGTCGGTGATCAAGGAAATCGGCGCAGTGATCAAGAAGCTCGCGGCCCGTGGCGACATGGCGATTCTGCTGGTGGAGCAGTTCTACGATTTCGCCGCCGAACTGGCCGATCAATACCTGGTGATGTCCCGGGGCGAGATCGTGCAGCAGGGCCGTGGAGAAAATATGGAAAGCGAGGGTGTGCGCGGACTGGTTACGATCTAA
- a CDS encoding urease accessory protein UreD, translating into MNLPLATALFTPSWHAELELAYARFGDCTRPTRRRHLGPLRVQKHLYAEGPEVCQHIIVHPPGGIAGGDRLDISARVEQDAWAQITSPGAAKWYRAAGPAYQSLNLHVADGATLEWLPQETIVYSAAQAELSTSIELEGDARLFYWDVVALGRPASGERFDLGHFQAHLDIRRDGRLLWHERQRIVGADGLLDSPIGLDGHPVFATLLVTGEIDAELLERCRSLGHEVRGDLTQLPGLLVARCLASEALLARAWLIDLWRLLRPALLGREALPPRIWNT; encoded by the coding sequence ATGAACTTACCTTTAGCGACTGCCCTGTTTACCCCGAGCTGGCATGCCGAGCTAGAGCTGGCCTATGCCCGCTTCGGCGATTGCACGCGCCCTACCCGTCGTCGCCACCTCGGTCCGCTGCGGGTGCAAAAGCATCTGTACGCCGAAGGGCCCGAGGTCTGCCAGCACATCATTGTCCACCCGCCGGGCGGGATTGCCGGCGGTGACCGGCTCGACATCAGCGCCCGCGTCGAACAAGACGCCTGGGCACAGATCACCAGCCCCGGCGCGGCCAAGTGGTATCGCGCGGCGGGGCCCGCTTATCAGTCACTGAACCTGCATGTCGCTGATGGCGCGACACTGGAATGGCTGCCTCAGGAAACCATCGTCTACAGCGCCGCCCAGGCGGAACTCTCGACCTCGATTGAGCTTGAAGGCGATGCGCGGCTGTTCTACTGGGACGTGGTAGCCCTCGGGCGGCCGGCCAGTGGCGAGCGTTTCGACCTCGGGCATTTTCAGGCACATCTGGATATTCGCCGTGATGGCCGGTTGTTGTGGCATGAGCGCCAGCGCATCGTTGGCGCTGACGGCTTGCTTGATTCGCCGATCGGGCTGGATGGCCATCCGGTGTTTGCGACCTTGCTGGTGACCGGTGAGATCGATGCTGAATTGCTGGAACGCTGCCGCTCGCTGGGCCACGAAGTGCGCGGGGATCTGACGCAATTGCCCGGTCTTTTGGTCGCCCGTTGCCTGGCCAGTGAAGCGTTGCTGGCGCGGGCCTGGCTGATCGATCTGTGGCGATTGCTCAGGCCTGCGCTGCTTGGCCGCGAAGCCCTGCCCCCCCGAATCTGGAACACCTGA
- the urtD gene encoding urea ABC transporter ATP-binding protein UrtD, protein MRVTASAEFMLEPAFFPVEPNKDEGTSRDSIGLGQRVGPGLDTRHGTILTLEDISVSFDGFRALNNLNLYIGVGELRCIIGPNGAGKTTLMDVITGKTRPSHGKAWFGETLDLTQMSEVQIAQAGIGRKFQKPTVFEALSVFENLELAQKTDKSVWASLRAKLSGEQKDRISEVLDTIRLTTSVNRPAGLLSHGQKQFLEIGMLLMQDPQLLLLDEPVAGMTDAETEFTAELFKSLAGRHSLMVVEHDMGFVGSIADHVTVLHQGSVLAEGSLEQVQDNERVIEVYLGR, encoded by the coding sequence ATGAGAGTCACGGCGAGCGCTGAATTCATGCTGGAACCGGCGTTTTTCCCGGTGGAACCGAACAAGGACGAAGGCACCAGCCGCGACTCGATCGGCCTCGGGCAACGCGTCGGTCCGGGCCTCGACACCCGCCACGGCACGATCCTGACCCTGGAAGACATCAGCGTCAGCTTCGATGGCTTCCGCGCGCTGAACAATCTGAACCTGTACATCGGCGTCGGCGAACTGCGCTGCATCATCGGCCCCAACGGCGCGGGCAAGACCACGCTGATGGACGTGATCACCGGCAAGACCCGGCCGAGCCACGGCAAGGCCTGGTTCGGTGAAACCCTCGACCTGACGCAGATGAGCGAAGTACAGATCGCCCAGGCCGGCATCGGTCGCAAGTTCCAGAAACCGACGGTGTTCGAAGCCCTGAGCGTGTTCGAAAACCTGGAGCTGGCGCAAAAAACCGACAAGTCGGTGTGGGCCAGCCTGCGGGCGAAATTGAGCGGCGAGCAGAAAGACCGGATCAGCGAAGTGCTCGACACGATTCGCCTGACCACCTCGGTCAATCGCCCGGCGGGGCTGCTGTCCCACGGACAGAAACAGTTTCTGGAAATCGGCATGTTGCTGATGCAGGACCCGCAATTGCTGCTGCTCGATGAACCGGTGGCGGGCATGACCGACGCCGAAACCGAGTTCACCGCCGAGCTGTTCAAGTCGCTGGCGGGCAGGCACTCGCTGATGGTGGTGGAACACGACATGGGCTTCGTCGGCTCGATTGCCGACCACGTCACCGTGTTGCATCAGGGTAGCGTGCTGGCCGAGGGGTCGCTGGAACAGGTGCAGGACAACGAGCGCGTGATCGAGGTTTACCTCGGCCGCTGA
- a CDS encoding FecCD family ABC transporter permease, which produces MINRRYAWLLIALGAVLLVSCVVSLGFGPARVPVDVVWRILLHKLFGLGVPDWSAGQEHIVWLIRVPRMLLGALVGAGLALIGAVLQAVTRNPLADPHLLGVTSGATLGAVIVVLHVGEIVGLLTLPIAAFIGALLSMVLVLGIANRQGRLDSDRLLLCGVAVSFVMMAIANLLLFMGDHRASSAVMFWMLGGLGLARWELLAVPALSVLLGLILLIGMARPLNALMAGEQTAVTLGLNARAVRLRVFVIASLMTGVLVSISGSIGFVGLMVPHIARRLIGAEHRRLLPVCVLLGSVFLVWVDVAARTLIAPEDLPIGVATAALGGLFFIGLMRRR; this is translated from the coding sequence ATGATCAATCGTCGTTACGCCTGGCTGCTGATTGCCCTCGGCGCGGTGCTGCTGGTGTCGTGCGTGGTGTCGCTGGGCTTCGGCCCGGCGCGGGTGCCGGTGGACGTGGTGTGGCGGATTCTGCTGCACAAACTGTTCGGCCTCGGCGTGCCGGACTGGAGCGCCGGCCAGGAACACATCGTCTGGCTGATCCGCGTGCCGCGCATGTTGCTCGGTGCATTGGTCGGCGCCGGGCTGGCGTTGATCGGCGCGGTGCTGCAAGCAGTCACGCGCAATCCGCTGGCCGATCCGCACCTGCTTGGCGTCACCTCCGGCGCCACCCTCGGCGCAGTGATCGTGGTGCTGCACGTCGGTGAAATCGTCGGTCTGCTGACCTTGCCGATTGCAGCATTCATCGGCGCATTGTTGAGCATGGTTCTGGTGCTGGGCATCGCCAACCGTCAGGGCCGGCTGGACAGTGATCGCCTGCTGCTGTGCGGCGTGGCCGTGTCGTTTGTGATGATGGCGATCGCCAATCTGCTGCTGTTCATGGGCGATCACCGCGCCAGTTCGGCGGTGATGTTCTGGATGCTCGGCGGCCTCGGACTGGCCCGCTGGGAATTGTTGGCGGTGCCGGCGCTGAGCGTGTTGCTTGGCTTGATTCTGCTGATCGGCATGGCCCGTCCGCTGAACGCCTTGATGGCCGGCGAACAGACCGCCGTCACCCTTGGCCTGAATGCCCGGGCGGTGCGTCTGCGGGTGTTCGTGATTGCTTCGTTGATGACCGGAGTGCTGGTGTCGATCAGCGGCTCCATCGGCTTTGTCGGGCTGATGGTGCCGCACATTGCCCGGCGCCTGATCGGTGCCGAGCATCGGCGTCTGCTGCCGGTGTGCGTGTTGCTCGGCAGCGTTTTCCTCGTCTGGGTCGACGTCGCGGCGCGGACGCTGATCGCCCCCGAAGACCTGCCCATCGGCGTCGCCACCGCAGCCCTCGGCGGCCTGTTCTTCATCGGCCTGATGCGCCGCCGCTGA
- a CDS encoding ABC transporter substrate-binding protein: MTVRSLLCLALLLGTTQAFAEATKYPLTIQSCNREVTFKQAPKHAVSHDINMTQMMLALGLKSKMAGYSGVSGWKSVTPEMQSLLDGLPELAAKYPSVETLLNANVDFFFAGWDYGMRVGGDLTPQTLQPLGINVYELTESCAFVMKRPAATLDDTYNDLRNLGKIFDVQDRANALIADMQSQVAEVRKDLPAEKPRVFLYDSGEDRAMTSGRLGMPQALIDAAGGRNVLDDVEASWTRVNWETVVERNPQVIVIVDYSEITAEQKIEFLLKNKALQSVDAIKNQRFIVIPYVQATPGIDNVLAVETLAKGFHGE, encoded by the coding sequence ATGACTGTGCGCTCCCTGCTTTGCCTCGCTCTGTTGCTGGGCACCACCCAAGCCTTTGCCGAGGCCACGAAGTACCCGCTGACGATCCAGAGCTGCAACCGCGAAGTGACCTTCAAGCAAGCGCCGAAACACGCGGTCAGCCACGACATCAACATGACCCAGATGATGCTCGCCCTCGGCCTCAAATCGAAGATGGCCGGCTATAGCGGCGTCAGTGGCTGGAAATCGGTGACGCCTGAAATGCAGTCGCTGCTCGACGGTTTGCCGGAGCTGGCAGCCAAGTACCCGTCAGTGGAAACCCTGCTCAACGCCAACGTCGACTTCTTCTTCGCCGGCTGGGATTACGGCATGCGCGTCGGCGGCGATCTCACCCCGCAGACCCTGCAACCGCTGGGGATCAACGTCTATGAGCTGACCGAGTCCTGCGCCTTCGTGATGAAGCGCCCGGCCGCCACGCTGGACGACACTTACAACGATCTGCGCAACCTCGGCAAGATCTTCGACGTGCAGGATCGCGCCAACGCGCTGATCGCCGACATGCAAAGTCAGGTCGCCGAAGTCCGCAAAGACCTGCCTGCCGAAAAACCACGGGTATTCCTGTACGACAGCGGCGAAGACCGCGCCATGACCTCCGGCCGCCTCGGCATGCCGCAAGCGCTGATCGACGCCGCCGGCGGGCGCAACGTTCTCGATGACGTCGAAGCGAGCTGGACCCGGGTCAATTGGGAAACCGTGGTCGAGCGCAATCCGCAGGTGATCGTGATCGTCGACTACAGCGAAATCACCGCCGAGCAGAAGATTGAATTCCTGCTGAAGAACAAGGCGCTGCAATCGGTGGACGCGATCAAGAACCAGCGCTTCATCGTCATCCCTTACGTGCAGGCCACACCGGGGATCGACAACGTGCTGGCGGTTGAAACCCTGGCCAAAGGGTTCCACGGCGAATGA
- the urtB gene encoding urea ABC transporter permease subunit UrtB yields MPTALYRLILAVTLLLPMAVHAGDAEDFVAANPMQQAKLLEAWAAQPDPARVELINALQQGELTVDGQAKTLRLNNRLRGLIDTALASHQLLAADAKTRLTAAQQLQKSAKPAQLKFLDQQLAGEQDESVHAALSLALANLQLVDTDPAVRLAAVRLLGETGDPLARTRLEGLLEPGVETDANVRTAAETSLAQVKRKLLVGELLGQAFSGMSLGSILLLAALGLAITFGLLGVINMAHGEMLMLGAYSTYVVQLMFQRYAPQAIEFYPLIALPVAFFVTAAIGMALERTVIRHLYGRPLETLLATWGISLMLIQLVRLVFGAQNVEVANPAWLSGGIQVLPNLVLPYNRIVIIAFALFVVVLTWLLLNKTRLGLNVRAVTQNRNMAACCGVPTGRVDMLAFGLGSGIAGLGGVALSQIGNVGPDLGQSYIIDSFLVVVLGGVGQLAGSVFAAFGLGIANKILEPQIGAVLGKILILALIILFIQKRPQGLFALKGRVID; encoded by the coding sequence ATGCCCACTGCCCTTTACCGCTTGATCCTGGCCGTCACACTTTTGCTGCCGATGGCCGTCCATGCCGGAGATGCGGAAGACTTCGTCGCCGCCAACCCGATGCAACAGGCCAAACTGCTGGAAGCCTGGGCCGCGCAGCCCGATCCGGCGCGTGTTGAACTGATCAACGCCCTGCAACAAGGCGAGCTGACCGTCGACGGCCAAGCCAAAACCCTGCGCCTGAACAACCGCCTGCGGGGTCTGATCGACACCGCACTGGCCAGCCACCAATTGCTCGCCGCCGACGCCAAAACCCGTCTGACCGCCGCGCAGCAATTGCAGAAAAGCGCCAAACCCGCGCAGCTGAAATTCCTCGACCAGCAACTGGCTGGCGAACAAGACGAAAGCGTCCACGCCGCCCTGAGCCTGGCACTGGCCAACCTGCAACTGGTCGACACCGACCCGGCGGTGCGCCTCGCGGCCGTGCGTCTGCTCGGTGAAACCGGCGACCCGCTGGCCCGCACCCGCCTCGAAGGCCTGCTCGAACCCGGCGTGGAAACCGACGCCAACGTGCGCACCGCCGCCGAAACCAGCCTCGCCCAGGTCAAGCGCAAACTGCTGGTCGGCGAACTGCTCGGCCAGGCCTTCAGTGGCATGTCCCTCGGTTCGATTCTGCTGCTCGCGGCACTCGGCCTGGCGATCACCTTCGGCCTGCTCGGCGTGATCAACATGGCCCACGGCGAGATGCTGATGCTCGGCGCCTACTCGACCTACGTCGTGCAGTTGATGTTCCAGCGCTACGCCCCGCAGGCCATCGAGTTCTATCCGCTGATCGCGCTGCCGGTGGCGTTCTTCGTCACCGCCGCCATCGGCATGGCCCTGGAGCGCACGGTGATTCGTCACCTCTACGGCCGTCCACTGGAAACCCTGCTCGCCACCTGGGGCATCAGCCTGATGCTGATTCAGCTGGTGCGTCTGGTGTTCGGTGCGCAGAACGTGGAAGTGGCAAATCCGGCATGGCTGTCCGGCGGGATTCAGGTGTTGCCGAATCTGGTGCTGCCGTACAACCGCATCGTGATCATCGCCTTCGCCTTGTTCGTAGTGGTGCTGACCTGGCTGCTGCTGAACAAGACCCGCCTCGGTCTGAACGTGCGTGCCGTCACCCAGAACCGCAACATGGCCGCCTGCTGCGGCGTGCCGACCGGGCGCGTCGACATGCTCGCCTTCGGCCTCGGCTCGGGCATCGCCGGGCTCGGTGGCGTGGCCCTGAGTCAGATCGGCAATGTCGGCCCGGACCTCGGCCAGAGCTACATCATCGACTCGTTCCTGGTGGTGGTGCTCGGCGGCGTCGGCCAACTGGCCGGCAGCGTGTTCGCCGCGTTCGGCCTGGGCATCGCCAACAAGATTCTCGAACCGCAGATCGGTGCGGTGCTCGGCAAGATCCTGATCCTCGCGCTGATCATTCTGTTCATCCAGAAACGTCCGCAAGGCCTCTTCGCACTGAAAGGACGGGTGATCGACTGA
- a CDS encoding GNAT family N-acetyltransferase — MNPAQLRRVNAESFAHYRQGLIDLLLDAVGYGASVGFMADLDATQARAYFDEVQDNLNKGSVLLWVVVKDEQVQASVQLSLCQKANGLNRAEVQKLLVREHARRRGLGQQLMQALELAARQYKRGMLYLDTEAGSPAEDFYKALGYTRAGEIPDYACDPNGTYRPTALYYKVLQGAN; from the coding sequence ATGAACCCCGCCCAACTGCGACGCGTCAATGCCGAAAGTTTTGCGCACTATCGTCAGGGCCTGATCGACCTGCTGCTCGACGCCGTGGGGTATGGCGCCAGCGTCGGCTTCATGGCTGACCTCGATGCCACCCAGGCCCGCGCCTATTTCGATGAAGTGCAGGACAACCTGAACAAGGGCAGCGTCTTGCTGTGGGTGGTGGTCAAGGACGAACAGGTGCAGGCCAGCGTTCAGTTGAGCCTGTGCCAGAAGGCCAACGGCCTGAACCGCGCCGAGGTGCAGAAACTGCTGGTGCGCGAACACGCCCGGCGGCGCGGCCTCGGCCAGCAGTTGATGCAAGCGCTTGAGCTGGCAGCCCGCCAATACAAGCGCGGCATGCTTTACCTCGACACCGAGGCCGGCTCCCCCGCCGAAGATTTCTACAAGGCTTTGGGTTACACCCGCGCCGGGGAAATTCCCGACTACGCCTGCGACCCGAACGGCACCTATCGCCCGACGGCCCTCTATTACAAAGTCCTGCAAGGAGCGAACTGA
- a CDS encoding ABC transporter ATP-binding protein: MSSLSITDLAWTPLGHGHCHHQFQLRDASLQVAAGEFVGLIGPNGSGKTSLLRCAYRFSQPEHGEVKLDHHNVWKQSSRWCAQRIAVVLQEFPDAFGLTVEEVVAMGRTPHKGLFDGDTLDDHHLATQALKSVGLNGFEDHAFATLSGGEKQRVILARALTQQPQLLILDEPTNHLDPRYQLELLQLVKRLQIGTLASIHDLNLAAAFCDRLYVINHGRIVASGTPQQVLTVELLRDVFGVEALIDSHPLHGYPRITWITRP, encoded by the coding sequence ATGAGCTCACTGTCCATCACCGATCTCGCCTGGACACCTCTGGGCCACGGCCATTGCCATCACCAGTTCCAGCTGCGTGACGCCTCGTTGCAAGTGGCCGCCGGTGAGTTCGTCGGGCTGATCGGTCCCAATGGCAGCGGCAAGACCAGCCTTTTGCGCTGCGCCTACCGCTTCAGCCAGCCGGAGCACGGTGAGGTCAAACTCGATCACCACAACGTGTGGAAACAATCCTCGCGCTGGTGCGCGCAACGCATCGCCGTGGTCCTGCAGGAGTTCCCCGACGCCTTCGGCCTGACCGTCGAAGAAGTGGTCGCCATGGGCCGCACGCCGCACAAAGGCCTGTTCGACGGCGACACGCTGGACGATCACCATCTCGCCACCCAGGCCCTCAAATCCGTGGGCCTCAATGGCTTCGAAGATCACGCGTTCGCCACGCTGTCCGGCGGTGAAAAACAGCGGGTGATCCTCGCCCGCGCCCTGACCCAACAACCGCAACTGCTGATCCTCGACGAGCCGACCAACCACCTCGACCCGCGCTATCAGCTGGAGCTGCTGCAACTGGTCAAGCGCTTGCAGATCGGCACGTTGGCGAGCATCCACGACCTGAACCTGGCTGCCGCGTTCTGCGACCGTTTGTATGTGATCAACCACGGTCGCATCGTCGCCAGCGGCACGCCGCAACAAGTCCTGACCGTCGAACTGCTGCGCGACGTGTTCGGCGTCGAAGCATTGATCGATTCCCACCCCCTCCACGGCTACCCGCGAATCACCTGGATAACCCGACCATGA